One Pseudodesulfovibrio cashew DNA window includes the following coding sequences:
- a CDS encoding ribonuclease catalytic domain-containing protein: MAKTTFLTATVRPGTVVEFMHGDQPQLAWVLEESSGKLRILTITKREMKLPAARLLPWHGPVCSEEVNRQEIQDILNSHQEKRGEIQAGIDVMELWELAQGEVETASLSWFAGLLWESPGPDETAALGRAMLGAKTHFKFRPPNFEVWSAEQVEKRMREKAEEKAREAVTAAGQTLLQELWGAHSQGRKPRLPALEPELAGSLETILRHQVADTLDDNERKIWTAIAKGLPDVPHLGLLLAQSWGVLPPHHNYLLDTAEYAWGNEWSETFNNEISSIESTFSNHRMEPEAEEFLSIDAATTRDIDDAFRIERDGGGYKLSLALARPDAHWEFGSPLDRAVMHRATSLYLPEGTAHMLPEQFGTGLYSLVAGEARPALVTDFLLDEEGKLLGVTPRTAWVTVSANATYEDTDEAIREERDQQLVLAHQLAEKLIQRRIEAGACVIRKPEPVVTVEEGEAKPEVSIVLKEECPRSELVVSEFMILANSGLALWARDHDVPLLHRTQDIALPQESAGIFTEPAKILRAVKLLLPPVLETTPKRHAALAVPAYAPITSPLRRYTDFINMAQVASFLDSGVPRLDIEELDRLAIHLNLRIKTVSAVQRFRPRYWKLVYLAARRREFQPAVLVDDNGPLATLAMPHLQVNVRAPKKLLGDKLYPGQRFEINFSRVDPLTNEIRLGEALEE; this comes from the coding sequence ATGGCGAAAACGACCTTTCTAACCGCGACCGTTCGCCCCGGCACGGTGGTGGAATTCATGCACGGCGACCAACCCCAACTGGCCTGGGTGCTGGAGGAGTCGTCGGGCAAACTCCGCATTCTCACCATCACCAAACGGGAGATGAAGCTGCCTGCCGCCCGTCTCCTGCCGTGGCATGGCCCTGTGTGCTCGGAAGAAGTCAATCGCCAGGAGATACAGGACATTCTCAATTCCCATCAGGAGAAGCGGGGAGAAATCCAGGCAGGGATCGACGTAATGGAGTTGTGGGAACTCGCCCAAGGGGAAGTGGAGACAGCTTCTCTTTCCTGGTTCGCAGGGCTGCTCTGGGAATCCCCGGGCCCGGACGAAACCGCCGCCCTGGGCCGCGCCATGCTGGGGGCCAAAACCCACTTCAAGTTTCGGCCGCCCAATTTCGAGGTCTGGTCCGCCGAACAGGTCGAAAAACGGATGCGTGAAAAGGCCGAGGAAAAGGCCCGCGAAGCCGTGACCGCCGCCGGACAAACCCTGCTCCAGGAACTCTGGGGCGCACACAGCCAGGGACGCAAGCCGCGTCTCCCGGCCCTGGAGCCGGAACTGGCCGGCAGCCTGGAGACGATCCTCAGGCATCAGGTGGCGGACACCCTGGACGACAACGAACGCAAGATTTGGACCGCCATCGCCAAGGGGCTGCCGGATGTGCCGCACCTCGGCCTGCTCCTGGCCCAGTCCTGGGGAGTCCTCCCTCCCCACCACAACTACCTTCTGGATACGGCCGAGTATGCGTGGGGCAACGAGTGGTCAGAAACGTTCAACAATGAAATCAGCTCAATAGAAAGCACCTTTTCCAATCATCGAATGGAACCAGAGGCGGAAGAGTTTCTCTCCATCGACGCGGCCACGACCCGCGACATCGACGACGCCTTCCGCATCGAGCGGGATGGGGGCGGCTACAAACTCTCCCTCGCCCTCGCAAGGCCCGACGCGCACTGGGAGTTCGGCTCTCCTCTGGACCGGGCCGTCATGCACCGGGCCACCTCGCTCTACCTGCCCGAAGGCACGGCGCACATGCTGCCCGAGCAGTTCGGCACCGGCCTCTACAGCCTGGTCGCCGGAGAAGCCAGACCCGCACTCGTAACGGATTTTCTCCTGGACGAAGAAGGCAAGCTCCTGGGCGTCACCCCGCGCACGGCATGGGTCACGGTGTCGGCCAACGCCACCTACGAGGATACGGACGAGGCCATTCGGGAGGAGCGCGATCAGCAACTGGTCCTGGCGCATCAACTGGCGGAAAAGCTCATCCAGCGGCGCATCGAGGCCGGTGCCTGCGTTATCCGCAAGCCCGAACCCGTGGTTACCGTGGAGGAAGGCGAGGCCAAGCCCGAGGTCAGCATCGTCCTGAAAGAGGAATGCCCACGCTCGGAACTGGTTGTCAGCGAATTCATGATCCTGGCCAATTCCGGTCTGGCGCTCTGGGCAAGGGATCATGACGTCCCCCTGCTTCACCGGACCCAGGACATCGCCCTGCCCCAGGAGTCGGCGGGCATCTTCACGGAACCGGCCAAGATCCTGCGCGCGGTCAAGCTGCTCCTTCCGCCGGTCCTGGAGACCACGCCCAAACGCCACGCCGCACTTGCGGTCCCGGCCTACGCGCCCATCACCTCGCCGCTCAGGCGCTATACGGATTTCATCAATATGGCCCAGGTGGCCTCCTTCCTCGACTCCGGCGTCCCGCGCCTGGACATCGAGGAACTGGACAGGCTGGCCATCCACCTGAACCTGCGCATCAAGACCGTAAGCGCGGTGCAGCGATTCCGCCCCCGGTACTGGAAACTCGTCTACCTGGCCGCGCGGCGCAGGGAATTCCAGCCCGCCGTGCTGGTGGACGATAACGGGCCCCTGGCCACCCTGGCCATGCCCCACCTTCAGGTCAACGTTCGCGCACCGAAGAAACTGCTCGGTGACAAGCTCTACCCGGGCCAGCGGTTCGAGATCAACTTCAGCCGCGTCGACCCCCTGACCAATGAAATCCGTTTGGGAGAAGCCCTGGAGGAGTAG
- a CDS encoding methyl-accepting chemotaxis protein → MRSKVLSLFLAAVVLVLAGLLGYFIPVVGSSLMGEKQIATQSVVEVAYGIIDYWGGQASSGKFSREEAQKLAMDEVRTLRYKGGEYFWINDMGPKMIMHAVKPALDGKNIGDMKDVNGVRLFQEMVDVCKRSGQGFVHYFWPKPGSSEGVPKVSYVKLYKPWGWIVGSGIYVDDVEAQVSSLRWQILIPTIIGMGLIILVAVLVIKSMVRPLQEAVEVSDLMAHGDLSRDIEVKSDDEVGQLSRAMANMLTELRRVVTDVSSATEQVASGSEELAASAIELSQGATEQASSVETVSASMEEMTSSIEQNADNSATTDQMTNKAAADTEKGGQAVAKTVEAMKQIADKILIIEEIARQTNLLALNAAIEAARAGEHGKGFAVVAAEVRKLAERSGTAAAEISELSISSVQVAEEAGDLLAMIVPDIQKTAELVQEISAASNMQRDGGEQVNRAVHELDKVIQQNASASEEVASTAEELSGQAVQLQESIRFFKLDGYGGAMPAPVKPAFDTRKASAKPKPLAAGKAKSGGVALEMDDDGDFERF, encoded by the coding sequence ATGAGAAGCAAGGTCTTGAGCCTGTTTCTCGCTGCCGTGGTTTTGGTCCTGGCCGGGCTGCTGGGGTACTTCATTCCCGTGGTGGGTAGTTCCCTGATGGGTGAGAAGCAAATCGCAACCCAGAGCGTGGTCGAAGTAGCTTATGGTATTATTGACTACTGGGGCGGTCAGGCCTCCTCAGGGAAGTTCTCCAGAGAGGAAGCCCAGAAGCTTGCCATGGATGAGGTCCGTACCCTTCGGTATAAGGGGGGCGAATATTTCTGGATAAACGACATGGGGCCGAAGATGATCATGCATGCCGTCAAGCCAGCCCTGGACGGCAAGAATATCGGCGACATGAAGGACGTCAACGGCGTTCGTCTGTTCCAGGAAATGGTCGACGTCTGCAAGCGGTCGGGCCAAGGCTTCGTCCACTATTTCTGGCCCAAGCCCGGGTCCTCGGAAGGCGTCCCCAAGGTCTCCTATGTCAAGCTCTACAAGCCGTGGGGATGGATCGTCGGTTCCGGCATTTACGTTGACGACGTGGAAGCCCAGGTATCCTCCCTCCGCTGGCAGATTCTTATTCCCACCATCATCGGCATGGGGCTCATCATCCTGGTGGCCGTCCTGGTTATCAAGAGCATGGTCAGGCCGCTTCAGGAGGCTGTGGAGGTCTCCGATCTCATGGCCCATGGCGACCTGAGCCGCGACATCGAAGTGAAGAGCGACGATGAAGTGGGGCAACTCTCCCGCGCCATGGCCAACATGCTGACCGAACTCAGGCGGGTCGTGACGGACGTCTCCAGCGCCACAGAGCAGGTGGCTTCCGGCAGTGAGGAGCTTGCGGCCTCGGCCATCGAGCTCTCCCAGGGTGCCACGGAACAGGCTTCCAGCGTTGAGACCGTGTCCGCTTCCATGGAAGAGATGACCTCCTCCATCGAGCAGAACGCCGACAACTCGGCCACCACGGACCAAATGACCAACAAGGCCGCTGCAGATACGGAAAAGGGCGGTCAGGCCGTGGCCAAGACCGTTGAGGCCATGAAGCAGATTGCGGACAAGATTCTGATCATCGAGGAAATAGCGCGTCAGACCAATCTGCTCGCGCTGAACGCGGCCATCGAGGCGGCCCGTGCCGGTGAGCACGGCAAGGGATTTGCCGTGGTCGCCGCCGAGGTGCGCAAGTTGGCCGAACGAAGCGGTACCGCCGCTGCCGAGATCAGCGAACTGTCCATCTCCAGCGTGCAGGTGGCCGAGGAGGCGGGAGACCTGCTGGCGATGATCGTCCCGGATATTCAGAAGACAGCGGAACTGGTGCAGGAAATCTCCGCTGCCAGCAACATGCAGCGCGACGGCGGTGAACAGGTCAACCGCGCCGTGCATGAACTGGACAAGGTCATCCAGCAGAACGCGTCGGCCTCCGAGGAGGTCGCCTCCACCGCCGAGGAACTCTCCGGCCAGGCTGTGCAACTTCAGGAATCCATCCGCTTCTTCAAGCTGGACGGATACGGTGGGGCCATGCCCGCACCGGTCAAGCCCGCCTTTGACACCCGGAAGGCTTCGGCCAAGCCCAAGCCGCTGGCTGCGGGCAAGGCCAAGTCCGGCGGAGTGGCTCTGGAAATGGACGATGACGGGGATTTCGAGCGCTTCTAG
- the plsY gene encoding glycerol-3-phosphate 1-O-acyltransferase PlsY, which produces MAIILWCLIAYILGSIPFGLFIAKTLCGIDPREDGSRNTGATNVARLCGAKYGIATLVLDLAKGFVPVLMASYWLESNFALSLVLLAAIFGHAYSLFMRFKGGKAVATTVGAFLAASPWGGIISAALCLGVVALSGHVSMGSLTFALALPVLMILTGNFGLFPAAVVVMLLLFWRHRENIRRLARGEENPWLKPKA; this is translated from the coding sequence ATGGCAATAATCCTCTGGTGCCTTATCGCCTATATCCTCGGCTCCATCCCGTTCGGCCTGTTCATCGCCAAGACCCTGTGCGGCATCGACCCGCGCGAAGATGGCAGCAGGAATACCGGCGCCACCAACGTAGCCCGGCTGTGCGGCGCAAAGTACGGCATCGCCACCCTGGTGCTGGACCTTGCCAAAGGGTTCGTGCCCGTGCTCATGGCCTCTTACTGGCTTGAATCGAACTTCGCCCTGAGCCTGGTCCTGCTGGCCGCCATCTTCGGCCACGCCTACTCGCTGTTCATGCGCTTCAAGGGCGGCAAGGCCGTGGCCACCACCGTGGGCGCGTTCCTGGCCGCATCTCCCTGGGGAGGCATCATCTCCGCGGCCTTGTGCCTCGGCGTGGTCGCCCTTTCCGGACATGTCTCCATGGGCTCCCTGACCTTTGCCCTGGCCCTGCCGGTGCTCATGATCCTGACTGGCAACTTCGGGCTGTTCCCGGCCGCCGTGGTGGTCATGCTCCTGCTCTTCTGGCGGCACAGGGAAAACATCCGCCGCCTCGCCCGCGGTGAGGAAAATCCCTGGCTGAAACCCAAGGCATAA
- a CDS encoding SemiSWEET family sugar transporter, with amino-acid sequence MDREIMELIGIVAGFCTTASFVPQVVHTWRTKSVADISLRMYLMLCLGVALWIVYGILIGSLSVLLANLATFVLAASVLGMKLRYGRLSRKRDKRGP; translated from the coding sequence ATGGACAGGGAAATCATGGAACTCATCGGCATTGTCGCTGGATTCTGCACTACCGCGTCATTCGTGCCGCAGGTGGTGCATACCTGGCGGACCAAATCCGTGGCGGATATCTCCCTGAGGATGTACCTCATGCTCTGCCTCGGAGTTGCCCTCTGGATCGTCTACGGGATTCTCATAGGGTCCCTGTCCGTCCTGCTCGCAAACCTCGCCACTTTTGTCCTGGCTGCGTCCGTACTGGGCATGAAGCTGCGCTACGGCCGCCTCTCTCGCAAACGGGATAAGCGCGGACCGTGA
- the hflX gene encoding GTPase HflX, protein MKPNQIKRLSRLYQRQFPADGNYTNEQARELAELSTDTGRQLALLVDRQGKVAMVLVGDNRAIYIPELPRARMSSGRLRGLRLLHTHLNDEQLSQEDLMDMVFLRLDSVTVLTVADGFPQAAQTAHLLPPNPDDRSYEIFDPVRWDRMELDLGQMVEALEDEFSRQADGQGLESDENRALLVSVDNTPRPVQELSLEELGELADTAGLTAAGTMIQRVRKHNPKFIMGKGKLAELEVKALQANASVILFDQELSPTQSRNLAEVTERKILDRTQLILDIFAQHATSASGKLQVEMAQLKYTLPRLVGKNRAMSRLMGGIGGRGPGETKLEIDRRRANDRLTRLKKELEQVRKRRTQTRERRAKAGLPIVSLVGYTNAGKSTLLNTLTQSKVLAEDKLFATLDPTSRRIRFPQEREVVLTDTVGFIRRLPPDLKEAFRATLEELESADLLVLVCDASHPEVEEQVAAVRTILAEMDLDEIPSILVLNKWDKLDQEARETMRNVFPEGISASAVDRASLEPVVEAILKRVDWD, encoded by the coding sequence TTGAAGCCCAATCAGATCAAGCGTCTGTCGCGCCTTTATCAGCGTCAGTTCCCGGCGGACGGGAACTACACCAACGAGCAGGCGCGCGAGTTGGCCGAGCTTTCTACAGATACGGGCCGCCAGCTCGCTCTGCTTGTCGACCGGCAAGGCAAGGTGGCCATGGTCCTGGTGGGCGACAACCGGGCCATCTACATCCCGGAGCTGCCGCGTGCACGAATGAGCTCAGGGCGGTTGCGCGGGCTTCGGCTGTTACACACTCACCTGAACGACGAGCAGCTCTCCCAGGAAGACCTCATGGACATGGTCTTCCTGCGCCTCGATTCGGTCACCGTGCTGACGGTGGCCGACGGATTCCCGCAGGCCGCCCAGACCGCGCACCTGCTGCCGCCCAATCCCGATGATCGCAGCTACGAAATTTTCGATCCGGTCCGATGGGACCGCATGGAGTTGGACCTCGGGCAAATGGTGGAGGCCCTGGAGGACGAATTCTCCCGCCAGGCTGACGGACAGGGGCTGGAGTCCGACGAGAACCGGGCGCTGCTGGTCAGCGTGGACAATACCCCCAGACCGGTGCAGGAGCTTTCCCTGGAGGAATTGGGCGAGTTGGCCGACACCGCCGGGCTGACCGCGGCCGGGACCATGATCCAGCGGGTGCGCAAGCACAACCCCAAGTTCATCATGGGCAAAGGCAAGCTGGCCGAACTGGAGGTCAAGGCCCTCCAGGCCAACGCCTCGGTCATCCTTTTCGATCAGGAACTATCTCCAACTCAGAGCCGCAACCTGGCAGAGGTCACGGAACGCAAGATTCTGGACCGTACCCAGCTCATCCTCGACATCTTTGCCCAGCACGCCACATCGGCCTCGGGCAAGCTTCAGGTGGAGATGGCCCAGCTCAAGTACACCCTGCCGCGCCTGGTAGGTAAGAATAGGGCCATGTCCCGTCTCATGGGCGGCATCGGTGGGCGCGGACCGGGCGAGACCAAGCTCGAGATCGACCGCCGTCGCGCCAACGACCGCCTGACAAGGCTCAAGAAGGAGTTGGAGCAGGTCCGCAAGCGGCGCACCCAGACGCGGGAGCGCCGGGCCAAGGCCGGGCTGCCCATCGTCTCCCTGGTGGGCTACACCAACGCGGGCAAATCGACCCTGCTCAACACCCTGACCCAGTCCAAGGTTCTGGCCGAGGATAAGCTCTTCGCCACCCTGGACCCCACCAGCCGTCGCATCCGCTTCCCTCAGGAGCGCGAGGTGGTTCTCACCGACACCGTGGGCTTTATTCGACGGCTGCCGCCGGATCTCAAGGAGGCGTTTCGCGCCACTTTGGAGGAGTTGGAATCTGCTGATCTGCTCGTGCTTGTCTGCGACGCCTCCCATCCGGAGGTGGAGGAGCAGGTGGCCGCTGTCAGGACTATTCTCGCCGAGATGGACCTGGACGAGATTCCGTCCATTCTGGTGCTCAACAAGTGGGACAAGCTGGACCAAGAAGCGCGCGAGACCATGCGCAACGTCTTTCCCGAAGGCATCTCCGCCTCCGCGGTGGACCGTGCCAGCCTGGAACCGGTGGTGGAGGCTATCCTGAAAAGGGTGGACTGGGACTAG
- a CDS encoding cation diffusion facilitator family transporter yields MSSDSPRRYAIYSLAASITTLVLKFGAWGMTGSVGLLSDATESIVNVTAALMALTAITIAMRPADDHHTYGHGKAEYFSSGIEGVLIIVAACAIGYASVDRFLHPQPLGHLGLGLGLAFLSSVINFVTAQIMLRAARRFDSITLEADAKHLLTDVWTSVGLVAGLAILLITPDWQVLDPIIACIMAVNIVFTGISLLRRSIGGLMDDALPPEELDVIAEAIIKHQGPAGSFHGLRTRKAGSRRFIDFHLLLPGDTSVLKSHDLCELIENEIKSRLDQSEVTIHVEPLECGSSYDGKKVGGACERTLTGRCPNEEKAS; encoded by the coding sequence ATGTCCTCTGACTCGCCCCGCCGGTACGCGATCTACTCGCTCGCCGCGTCCATCACCACCCTGGTGCTCAAGTTCGGCGCGTGGGGCATGACCGGTTCGGTGGGCCTGCTTTCGGACGCCACTGAGTCCATCGTCAACGTGACCGCCGCGCTCATGGCGCTGACGGCCATCACCATCGCCATGCGCCCCGCGGATGACCACCACACCTACGGACATGGCAAGGCTGAATATTTCTCCAGCGGCATCGAGGGAGTGCTGATCATCGTGGCCGCCTGCGCCATCGGCTACGCCTCGGTGGACCGGTTCCTCCATCCCCAGCCCCTGGGGCATCTCGGCCTCGGCCTCGGCCTGGCCTTCCTCTCTTCGGTGATCAACTTCGTCACGGCCCAGATCATGTTGCGTGCGGCCCGGCGGTTCGACTCCATCACGCTGGAAGCGGATGCCAAGCACCTGCTCACCGACGTCTGGACCTCGGTTGGTCTGGTAGCCGGGCTGGCCATCCTGCTCATCACACCCGACTGGCAGGTCCTCGACCCGATCATCGCCTGCATCATGGCCGTTAATATCGTGTTCACGGGCATCAGCCTGCTTCGCCGCTCCATCGGAGGGCTCATGGACGACGCGCTGCCTCCGGAGGAGCTGGACGTCATTGCCGAGGCGATCATCAAGCACCAGGGCCCCGCCGGAAGCTTTCACGGCCTGCGCACGCGCAAGGCTGGCAGCCGCAGGTTTATCGACTTCCATCTGCTGCTGCCCGGCGACACCTCGGTCCTCAAGTCCCACGACCTGTGTGAACTGATCGAGAACGAAATCAAGTCACGCCTCGACCAATCCGAGGTGACCATCCACGTGGAACCGCTGGAATGCGGTTCCTCCTATGACGGGAAAAAAGTCGGCGGCGCGTGCGAACGCACCCTGACAGGCCGTTGTCCGAACGAAGAGAAAGCGTCCTAG
- a CDS encoding adenylosuccinate synthase gives MANTVVFGSQWGDEGKGKIVDMLAEDAKAIVRFQGGNNAGHTLVVDGEECILHLIPSGILHPGKQCLIGNGVVLDPFVFCEELDKLAARGIDVSSSRMMISKKTHIIMPYHRLMDAAREAAKSADGKIGTTGRGIGPCYEDKMNRCGIRAGDFANPELLKDKIAKALEEKNVLFTNLYGAEAVDPEAIYNDVLPVAERLVPYLGDVSSAIQDAAGSVLFEGAQGTHLDIDHGTYPFVTSSNTVTANAASGSGSSPRDLERIIAIVKAYTTRVGSGPFPTEQLNEEGDYLQSQGHEFGATTGRKRRCGWLDLVVLRESARLNGPTELAITKLDVLSGLKEIKLCVAYEYNGEQIAYPPQEQNGMAYVTPVYETMPGWDEDITGARSWDELPENAVNYLRRVEEISGVKIGIVSVGPDRAQTF, from the coding sequence ATGGCCAATACAGTGGTTTTCGGTTCCCAGTGGGGAGACGAAGGCAAGGGCAAAATAGTTGATATGCTGGCGGAGGACGCCAAGGCGATCGTCCGTTTCCAGGGCGGCAACAACGCCGGCCACACCCTGGTGGTGGACGGCGAGGAATGTATTCTTCATCTCATCCCCTCCGGCATCCTGCATCCGGGCAAGCAGTGCCTCATCGGCAACGGCGTGGTCCTGGATCCCTTCGTTTTCTGCGAGGAGCTGGACAAGCTGGCCGCCAGGGGAATCGACGTTTCCTCCAGCCGGATGATGATCAGCAAGAAAACGCATATCATCATGCCCTACCATCGGTTGATGGACGCGGCCCGAGAGGCCGCCAAGTCCGCCGACGGCAAGATCGGCACCACGGGGCGGGGCATCGGTCCCTGCTACGAGGACAAGATGAACCGCTGCGGCATCCGCGCTGGCGATTTCGCGAACCCGGAGTTGCTCAAGGACAAGATCGCCAAGGCGCTGGAAGAGAAGAACGTGCTTTTCACCAACCTTTACGGCGCCGAAGCCGTCGACCCCGAGGCCATCTACAATGATGTGCTTCCCGTGGCCGAGCGACTGGTCCCGTACCTGGGCGACGTCTCCTCCGCCATTCAGGATGCCGCCGGCTCCGTGCTGTTTGAGGGTGCCCAGGGCACGCACCTCGATATCGACCACGGCACCTATCCTTTTGTCACCTCCTCGAACACGGTCACGGCCAATGCCGCTTCCGGTTCCGGCTCTTCGCCGCGCGACCTGGAGCGTATCATCGCCATCGTCAAGGCCTACACCACTCGCGTGGGTAGTGGCCCGTTCCCCACGGAGCAGCTGAACGAGGAAGGCGACTACCTCCAGAGCCAGGGACATGAATTCGGTGCCACCACCGGACGCAAGCGCCGCTGCGGCTGGCTCGACCTGGTCGTGCTCAGGGAGTCCGCGCGTCTGAACGGTCCCACCGAGCTGGCCATCACCAAGCTCGACGTGCTCTCCGGCCTGAAGGAGATCAAACTCTGCGTGGCTTATGAGTACAATGGCGAACAGATCGCCTACCCGCCGCAGGAACAGAACGGCATGGCTTACGTCACGCCCGTTTACGAGACCATGCCGGGCTGGGACGAGGATATTACCGGTGCGCGCTCCTGGGACGAGTTGCCGGAGAATGCCGTCAACTACCTGCGCCGCGTCGAGGAAATCTCCGGCGTGAAGATCGGCATCGTTTCGGTCGGCCCGGACCGGGCGCAGACATTCTAG
- a CDS encoding DNA polymerase III subunit delta' has product MTRHDDPLAALVGQEHAVTRLNNIAHHPPQSIVIEGGDADSRVALALYWAMRLNCASGDIPCGQCPACRQIADFAFNDLLFFDGREGLIKVDAVRGQRGTWGQPPNGDGYRVTIFAEAQMFMTEAANALLKSLEEPRPGNVFVLAAPQRERLLETLVSRSWVVTLAWPDIRENSPEVTEWTTALVRFWATGQGWFERTSAKGAVDKNLAMRVVLGMQRELREALSGACGTPLSGRMAQAYDLRGLQKIGLVLDQALDALNTQVPVNPAMVLDWVATRMV; this is encoded by the coding sequence ATGACGAGACACGATGATCCCCTGGCCGCTCTGGTCGGGCAGGAGCATGCGGTCACGCGTCTGAATAATATCGCCCACCATCCTCCCCAATCCATTGTTATCGAAGGGGGCGATGCGGACAGCCGCGTCGCCCTCGCCCTGTATTGGGCCATGCGCCTGAACTGCGCTTCCGGCGACATCCCGTGCGGCCAATGCCCGGCGTGTCGCCAGATCGCGGATTTCGCCTTCAACGACCTGCTTTTTTTCGACGGCCGGGAAGGGTTGATCAAGGTCGACGCCGTGCGCGGTCAGCGCGGCACCTGGGGGCAGCCGCCCAACGGCGACGGCTACCGGGTGACCATCTTTGCCGAGGCCCAGATGTTCATGACCGAGGCCGCCAACGCGCTGCTTAAATCCCTTGAGGAGCCGCGCCCCGGCAACGTCTTTGTCCTGGCTGCGCCCCAGCGCGAAAGGCTGTTGGAGACTCTGGTCTCGCGGTCCTGGGTTGTCACCCTGGCCTGGCCCGATATTCGCGAAAACTCGCCGGAGGTCACGGAGTGGACCACGGCTCTTGTCCGGTTCTGGGCCACGGGGCAGGGGTGGTTCGAGCGTACCTCGGCCAAGGGGGCCGTGGACAAGAATCTGGCCATGCGCGTGGTGCTGGGCATGCAGCGCGAATTGCGCGAGGCGTTGTCCGGCGCTTGCGGTACGCCGCTCTCCGGCAGAATGGCCCAGGCCTATGACCTCCGTGGGTTGCAGAAGATCGGCCTGGTGCTGGATCAGGCCCTGGACGCGCTCAACACCCAGGTTCCGGTCAACCCGGCCATGGTTCTGGACTGGGTCGCCACAAGGATGGTTTGA
- a CDS encoding IMP cyclohydrolase codes for MSDLKKMYHTLQQDPFPADLKITLGDQELTFRKRTWEIDGETKGLRYGENPDQPAALYEPVEGQLEVGGVKFIGAGQGLVSALTEEHMLQAGKHPGKTNLTDVDNALNILQYLSAKPAALILKHNNPCGAAWTEEGVAEAFKRAFEADRIAAFGGAVVVNRKLDLACAEQISKVYVEVVAAPEFDAEALALLKQKKNLRILRIPGITQLADLAQQPFLDIKSLSDGGMVLQFSFRNAILKAEDFIPAKAEKDGNEFLARTPSKQEADDLLFAWAVEAGVTSNSVIFARDGVTTAIGTGEQDRVGCVLLATTKAYIKYADLLASKELGKSLFELKLAAIKDADMKAKLEDIEKRTAEARGGLPGSVVVSDGFFPFRDGVDLCIDQGVTAIAQPGGSIRDHEVITAVNEAAPQVAMVFTGQRSFKH; via the coding sequence ATGAGCGATTTGAAAAAGATGTACCACACGTTGCAGCAGGACCCGTTTCCCGCCGACCTCAAGATCACCCTGGGCGACCAGGAGCTGACCTTCAGGAAACGAACCTGGGAGATCGACGGCGAGACCAAGGGACTGCGTTACGGAGAGAATCCGGACCAGCCTGCGGCGCTATACGAACCGGTGGAAGGCCAGCTCGAAGTGGGCGGCGTCAAATTCATCGGAGCGGGACAGGGCCTGGTGTCCGCCCTGACCGAGGAGCACATGCTCCAGGCTGGCAAGCACCCGGGCAAGACCAACCTTACGGACGTGGACAACGCCCTGAATATTTTGCAGTACCTCTCGGCCAAGCCCGCGGCGCTCATCCTCAAGCACAACAATCCGTGCGGCGCTGCCTGGACCGAGGAAGGCGTGGCCGAAGCCTTCAAGCGGGCCTTCGAGGCCGACCGCATCGCCGCCTTCGGCGGGGCTGTGGTCGTCAACCGCAAGCTGGACCTCGCCTGCGCCGAGCAGATCAGCAAGGTGTATGTGGAAGTGGTCGCCGCCCCTGAATTCGACGCTGAAGCCCTGGCCCTGCTCAAGCAGAAGAAGAACCTGCGCATCCTGCGCATCCCCGGCATCACCCAACTGGCCGACCTCGCCCAGCAGCCCTTCCTGGACATCAAGTCCCTGTCGGACGGCGGCATGGTCCTCCAGTTCTCCTTCCGCAACGCCATCCTCAAGGCCGAGGACTTCATCCCGGCCAAGGCGGAAAAGGACGGCAACGAATTCCTGGCCCGCACTCCCTCCAAGCAGGAGGCGGACGACCTGCTCTTCGCCTGGGCCGTGGAAGCAGGCGTGACCTCCAACTCGGTCATCTTCGCCCGGGACGGCGTCACCACCGCCATCGGCACGGGTGAGCAGGACCGCGTTGGATGCGTGCTCCTGGCCACCACCAAGGCCTACATCAAATACGCCGACCTGCTCGCCTCCAAGGAACTGGGCAAATCCCTGTTCGAACTGAAGCTCGCAGCCATCAAGGACGCGGACATGAAGGCCAAGCTGGAGGACATCGAGAAGCGGACCGCCGAGGCCCGCGGAGGCCTGCCCGGCTCCGTGGTCGTCTCCGACGGTTTCTTCCCGTTCCGCGACGGCGTAGACCTCTGCATCGACCAGGGCGTGACCGCCATTGCGCAGCCCGGCGGCTCCATCCGCGACCATGAAGTCATCACCGCCGTGAATGAAGCCGCTCCGCAGGTGGCCATGGTCTTCACCGGCCAGCGCTCCTTCAAGCACTAA